GTTGCGAGTCTGGGCAAGCCGATGGTCACGATCACCCCGCTCAACGCTCCCGAAGAGATTACGATCAACGGGCCGCTCACCTATGTGAACCGGATTCCGCTTATCGGCGTGCCGCTCAAGCGGGCGATCGCGGTCGGCGTCAGCCGGCGATTCACCTATCACACGCAGCCGAATATCGACGCGCAAGCGATGCTCGTCGCCGAACTGCACGGCACGCTGACCCCGGGGCGTGTGGCGCGCGTCGCGCTCGAGCGGTTCGCCGACCGGGCCTGGCTCGCCGCCACCGCGAAGAGCTTGGGAACGTTATATACCGAACACGTGGGCGCGGCCGATCGCATGGCCCGCGACTTGTTGGAGCTGTAAGGACGGGCATGCGCCTCTCGATCGTCATCGCCACGAAAGACCGCGCCGAATACCTCGATCGCGCGCTCGCGTCGTTCGGCAAACAGATCGGCGCGCCGCCGTTCGAAGTGATCGTCGTCGACAACGGTTCGACCGACGCGACGGCGCAGGTCGTCGAGCGAGCGAAAAAGGTTTGCCCGTTCGAGGTCGACTACGTTTTCGAGGAGCGGCCCAATCGCGCCGCGGCGCGCAACCGCGGCATCGCCGTGGCGCGCGGCCATCTCGTGCTCTTCTGCGACGACGACGTGTACGCGCCGCCCGGATTTCTAGCCGCGCACGAGGCGGCGCACACTTCGAGCAATCTGGTGGTCAACGGTCCGATTCTCAACGTGCCGTCGTATCACGATCGGCCCAAACCGAGCCCCGCCAATTACTCGCGCGCGTTCGTCTGCACGTGCAACGTATCGATTCCGAAAGCCGCGCTCGATGCGGTCGGCGGCTTCGACGCCCAGTTTAATCTCTACGGCTGGGAAGATACCGATCTCGGGGTTCGTTTGCGCGACGTCGGCCTGCGCTGGAGCTTCGCATGGGACGCGTACATCTGGCACATCAAGCCTCCCCACGACGACACGCTCGAGGTGCAGCTTAGCAAGGCGATCGAGAAGGCGAAGATGGCCGCGCGGTTCGTGCGCAAGAACCCGTCGGCCCGGGTGCGCTCCGCGACGGGCGCCTATCGCTTCAATTTGCTGCGCGCGAAAGCACTCTCGCCGCTATTACCGGTGTATGCCGGCGTCGCGACCGACGAGCGCTTCCCCCCGGCGGTTCGCGCGATGGCGACTTCGCAATTACTCGACGGCGTCTACACGCAAGAACTCGCGCGCGCGCTCGATGGCCGTTGACGGACGCGCGCTGTTGCTCTGCGCCGGCGGCGGTCTCGGCGACTCGCTGATCGCCTCGGTCGTCGCGCGGGCGCTGCGAACGCGATTCGCGCGGGTCGACGCCTTCACGCTTCCCGCGCATCGCGAACTCCTCGAGCGCGTTGCGGAGATCGACCGGGTTCACGTGGACGACGGCGGCGACATGCGCGCGGCCGCGCAGGTGCTCCAGTCGTATGCGTACGATGCCTGCGTCGTTACATGGGCGACCTCGCGCACCGCGCGTCTGGCACAACTGGCGGCGATTCCGATTCGCGTCGGACAATCGCGCCGGCTCTACTCGCATCGCTTCACACATCAGGTCGCGGTGCGCAGCGAACGCGGCGACGTCACCACGCATTGGTCGCAGATCCTCCTGGATTACGCGCGCGCGATCGGTTGCGACGCGAGCGATTCCGTGCCCCGCGTAACTCCCACATCCGCCGACGAACGCGAGGCCGGCGCGCTGCTCGAATCGCTCGGAATTGCGGGCGCGTATGCGATCCTTCATCCCGCCAATGCCGTCGCCACCGAGCGCGGGCTGTGGCCGACCGTCGGGTGGAGCGCGCTCGGCCGCGCGCTGCGCGAACGATTCGGCATGCCGCTGCTCGTCAGCGGATCTGCCGCCGACGCGGAGATCGTCGCGGAGATCGCGCGCGACGGCGGCGGCATCGATATCGCGGGCCGAACCTCGATCGGCGCCTTCGCCGCTCTTGCGGGCCGGGCGCGCTTCTTTGCCGGCATTACGACGGGTTCGATGCACGTAGCGGCGGCCGCCGGCGCGCCGACCGTCGGGATCTTTCCGTTTCAAACCGATACCCCCGAGCGCTGGGGTCCGACCGGCGAACGCACGGCGACGGTGCGCGCGAGCTATCCGTGCCGGCCCGGCGAGCGCAAAGAAACCTGTCCCGATTACGCCTGCGTCGCCAACCTGAACGTCCCGCGGATCGTCGCCGCCGTCGAGACGTTGTTGGCGCGAAATGAAGTAGCTCGGCGGCAGGAGTCGAATCCGCTTGCCTAAATCGCAACAATCGCTGGAGGTGTAGCAATGGTCACGCGTTTGCGCAGCATGAACATCGTGCAATGGGCGCTGGTCTCGGGGTTGATCTATGCGTTTCTCGGCTTACTCATCGGCCTTTTTTGGATCCCGTTCGCGGCCACGATGGCCGCGTTTCCCACCGCGCGCGGCGGCCCGATGCCCGGCGCCGGGCTCGGTATCTTCGCGATCGTCCTCTTCCCGATTTTGTACTTCATTTTGGGTTTTATCTTCGGAATTATTTTCTCCGCGATCTACAATTTGGTCGCACGCTGGACGGGCGGCGTCGAGATCACGCTCGACTCGGTCGGCGCCGGCACCGTTCCGCCGCTCGCGTAGCGACCTAGGAGAACATGAAGGCGACCATTCAACTCTGCACGTACAAT
This genomic window from Candidatus Baltobacteraceae bacterium contains:
- a CDS encoding DUF3566 domain-containing protein; its protein translation is MVTRLRSMNIVQWALVSGLIYAFLGLLIGLFWIPFAATMAAFPTARGGPMPGAGLGIFAIVLFPILYFILGFIFGIIFSAIYNLVARWTGGVEITLDSVGAGTVPPLA
- a CDS encoding glycosyltransferase family 9 protein; the protein is MAVDGRALLLCAGGGLGDSLIASVVARALRTRFARVDAFTLPAHRELLERVAEIDRVHVDDGGDMRAAAQVLQSYAYDACVVTWATSRTARLAQLAAIPIRVGQSRRLYSHRFTHQVAVRSERGDVTTHWSQILLDYARAIGCDASDSVPRVTPTSADEREAGALLESLGIAGAYAILHPANAVATERGLWPTVGWSALGRALRERFGMPLLVSGSAADAEIVAEIARDGGGIDIAGRTSIGAFAALAGRARFFAGITTGSMHVAAAAGAPTVGIFPFQTDTPERWGPTGERTATVRASYPCRPGERKETCPDYACVANLNVPRIVAAVETLLARNEVARRQESNPLA
- a CDS encoding glycosyltransferase family A protein — translated: MRLSIVIATKDRAEYLDRALASFGKQIGAPPFEVIVVDNGSTDATAQVVERAKKVCPFEVDYVFEERPNRAAARNRGIAVARGHLVLFCDDDVYAPPGFLAAHEAAHTSSNLVVNGPILNVPSYHDRPKPSPANYSRAFVCTCNVSIPKAALDAVGGFDAQFNLYGWEDTDLGVRLRDVGLRWSFAWDAYIWHIKPPHDDTLEVQLSKAIEKAKMAARFVRKNPSARVRSATGAYRFNLLRAKALSPLLPVYAGVATDERFPPAVRAMATSQLLDGVYTQELARALDGR